The following are from one region of the Salvelinus fontinalis isolate EN_2023a chromosome 5, ASM2944872v1, whole genome shotgun sequence genome:
- the LOC129854841 gene encoding uncharacterized protein LOC129854841: protein MEKEGVSMEKEGVSREKEGVPREEGVPREEGVSSEMEGVSMEKEGVFREKEGVSSEKEGVSREKEGVSREKEGVSSEMEGVSREKESVSREKEGVSSETEDVSREKEGMSSETEGMSSETEAVSREKEVVSREKEGVSMEKEGVSSETEGVSREKEVVSREKEGVTRETEGVSSETEGVSREKEVVSRVKEGMSSETEDVSREKEGMSR from the coding sequence ATGGAGAAGGAGGGTGTGTCCATGGAGAAGGAGGGCGTGTCCAGGGAGAAGGAGGGCGTGCCCAGGGAGGAGGGCGTGCCCAGGGAGGAGGGCGTGTCCAGTGAGATGGAGGGCGTGTCTATGGAGAAGGAGGGTGTGTTCAGGGAGAAGGAGGGTGTGTCCAGTGAGAAGGAGGGCGTGTCCAGGGAGAAGGAGGGCGTGTCCAGGGAGAAGGAGGGCGTGTCCAGTGAGATGGAGGGCGTGTCCAGGGAGAAGGAGAGCGTGTCCAGGGAGAAGGAGGGCGTGTCCAGTGAGACGGAGGATGTGTCCAGGGAGAAGGAGGGCATGTCCAGTGAGACGGAGGGCATGTCCAGTGAGACGGAGGCCGTGTCCAGGGAGAAGGAGGTCGTGTCCAGGGAGAAGGAGGGTGTGTCCATGGAGAAGGAGGGCGTGTCCAGTGAGACAGAGGGCGTGTCCAGGGAGAAGGAGGTCGTGTCCAGGGAGAAGGAGGGTGTGACCAGGGAGACGGAGGGCGTGTCCAGTGAGACGGAGGGCGTGTCCAGGGAGAAGGAGGTCGTGTCCAGGGTTAAGGAGGGCATGTCCAGTGAGACGGAGGACGTGTCCAGGGAAAAGGAGGGCATGTCCAGGTAG